AATGAAATAATTTCCTGTCCAATTTGGATTTGATTCCAAAAGCCATTCTGGAGCGTTTTTATCTGGAAATCCATCATTATCAGCATCCCATTCCTCTTTCCAATACCACCTATAATTTTCAGCCTCTCCTATACTTAGATAAGAAAAAATCAATTTCTTTCCATTCTTGGCATAAGATATCTGATCCTTACTAAACCCAACATTTTTGTCTTCGGGAGCATAATCTATAACTATAAGATCATAACTGCTATTTTTTATTTTTTCTAGATCTATATTCTGTAATTGGTAAGCGAAAGAAGAAACTTTAAGAAAAAAACTATCATCGTTAGTAAGTACATTATCAATATTATTATTTTGGTTTACTCTCTCCAAAATCTCTAAATCATCACTCTTAGCTGAACCATCATTTGAAATATTGATTAAATCTGAAGAATAGTTAATATTATTTAAAGAATAATTAGAATCTGAATTAATATAATTTTGCTCAACGAGTATATTGTGATTTGTTTGACTTATGTTAACCTCATCCTTTATGCAACTCTTATTAAGGTTATTATCTGAAGTCATACAAATATTGTCTGTATAATTGATAATTGCATTTCTTTCGCCAGGATTTAATTCTACATTAATTTTATAAGAATCAAAAAATATAGATTCTATATTTTTAATTGTAAACAATAATAATGTAAATATTAAAATCCAAAATATTAAAAGGAT
The window above is part of the Nitrososphaerota archaeon genome. Proteins encoded here:
- a CDS encoding endo alpha-1,4 polygalactosaminidase, yielding MFTIKNIESIFFDSYKINVELNPGERNAIINYTDNICMTSDNNLNKSCIKDEVNISQTNHNILVEQNYINSDSNYSLNNINYSSDLINISNDGSAKSDDLEILERVNQNNNIDNVLTNDDSFFLKVSSFAYQLQNIDLEKIKNSSYDLIVIDYAPEDKNVGFSKDQISYAKNGKKLIFSYLSIGEAENYRWYWKEEWDADNDGFPDKNAPEWLLESNPNWTGNYFIKFWSPEWQTILFEYINKIIDSGFDGVVLDTVDSYMYFRKERSKDEMKYLVKKISEYSKNKREDFKIVVNGGIELTDDENYINSIDGILKESVFYQNDEANPKEEIEYVVSTLERLRNEGKMVFIIEYVKSKEKIEQAYNESKKHNFLIFFSNPQLDILPKPVK